Within the Salvia hispanica cultivar TCC Black 2014 chromosome 4, UniMelb_Shisp_WGS_1.0, whole genome shotgun sequence genome, the region AAAACGACCACAACTTTCTCTACCAGaatccgattgaggcgtgtcAGGAACCCACTCGAAGATCTTtagaagacgaagagaatggttgTCATAAAATAGCATTTGGAGATCATCTTGGTAGGCTGATTATTGTTTACATTTTGACTTCATTCCTTAGTTGACTTTGCCTTGAGTAAAAATCATCATTCTGCCTTATTTTCACATGTTATCTTGCGCATTCTAAAATCACACAATTGTTCATAAATACACAATTGAAAGCTATAAACTCGCAATAATCATATCAACAAAACGATGAAATACAAGTTTATCACAATTCAAGATTCATCAAACGTCATTATTATTTGATGgcatatttttttactctatTAGCATATAAtcatgtttgattttaaacaTATGTCCTAAAATTctcatgattaattaaatgttttccTCCTATATAGATAGGActaattttcttgattataCATTGGAGCGATCACATGTTAGTTTTATTGTATACAACCCAATTAGTCTTGATTATACATATCATTTTCAGATATCATGCCACttaccaaaattttataaacttcttttgtgattttagtataattattcCTAAGATTATATTCTATACGTTGACAATTAGAAGTTCCATTTTTTGGATATTAACATTAAGGAAGAAATATGAACTGAAAAAACGaaatgtaaatattatttttatataattaattttataaaaaagtataaataaaaagatttcataaaatatgataagagTATTAATAGGTAAAATAGCCGGcttctcatttttcctttgCCTAGCCTTGAAAATAACGgcactctttctctctcatctcgCCGTGTATAGAGTCCTCGAAACTGGAGTACAATTCTTTCTCATCCACATTGTCAGGAAACCTCGACATCCAACGTTGTACTACTACTCCATTAACAATCAACAGATCTTGGTCGTTCCTCTCTCTTCCCTAGctcaaaattttgatggacCTTTCTTCAAAAAAGAGGAATCTTTTTCGGAATTCCCCACTTTGTTTCAACTCATCTAGTCGATGGTGGTGAAGATGATGAAATGGAGGCCATGGCCCCCTCTGATTTGCAGGAAATTTGAGGTGAGGCTCACTGTGCACAAGCTGGAGGGCTGTGATTGGGTGTGCGAGGGTGCAGACAAAGATAATGTTGGTTTCGCGGTGGAGATCAGGTGGAAGGGCCCCAAGATATCGCTGGGCTCATTCAGGAGAACTGTGAAGAGGAACTGTACAAGGGAAGAGTCGGTTAAGAGGGTTGCTGACCCAAACGACGCCGTTTTGTTGGAGTGGGATGAGGAATTTTGTAACGTCTGTAATTTTTCTGGTTACAAGGACAATGTGTTTCATCCTTGGGAGATCAATTTTGCTGTCTTGCAAGTCACTGAGGTCagtttcttctttctttttgatAATGATAATGTACTTGTTAAGTTTCTTGGGATGCTATTGTGTGTTATCACAGTGTAAATGAAATTGCAATTTTTGGTCTTCAAATATTGGTTAATGCCGGATGAAGAGGAGAATTTGTGGTTGGGATTGTGAAGTCTGATTGCGGTTGATTAGAATATCCTTTTATGGATCTTGAAGAAACCTTTCTGGAAAATGTATGGTCCTTGCCAactgtattttttattctttcccCACATTAGTAGCTAAGCATGCTTGGTCAATGAAACAGTGAAAATGGACTTGATCACCATTGTCAATGAAACTAGATTgctgttattttattttcttgtagtACATGTGCCAGAggttctgttttatttttcatatatgcACAGTTTTCAGATGgttataattgaaaaatgagtcTCGTAGTCTTTGACCATTGATGCAGAAGATCTTGATAGTAATAGTCTCGAATACTACAGTTAAACCACTGCAATAGTTTTGCCttgtatataaaaaagttttCATAAAGCATCACTTCGGCAAGTGATTTTGTACCAGCGATTTCTgctttctcttctttcaagCTCTTATCAAGTTTGTGAGCATTAAATTagccttttcttttctatcagGGGTTGAACCAAGGTGCAAAGAACAAGATTTCAGTTGTAGGTTTGGGAACATTAAACATTGCTGAATATGCTTCAAAGACTAAGGAGGAACTTTGTGTAGTCAAAATTCCTTTAATCGTGTCCAACATCGCGGTCGATCACCATCCCTCTCTCTTCGTAAGTAACTACTGAATGTTTAACACTATATTGTTATCAAAGCTTATTCCTAAGTTGTCCCTTATGATGCAAAATGAAAGGCGGGTGGACCGTATATTCTTGATAATATGTTGCCATAAGTAGCGTAACACATTGCTACCATGATAGCTTGGCTGAAACAAGTACGAtggaaataagaaaataaccTTTCACGGAAATCCCTCATCCCTACTAGGAAACCCTCAGTTCTAATTGTTGTTCAATGCTGTATCCAACGATGTCTCCCTTTTCCACCTCTACACAACATTATATAGGACTCCACTAAGTGAGTCTAAAACGAAAGATAATCAAATCATAATGCTTAATAATGGTTGTTGTCATCCACTTTCTCCAATACCCAGTAAGAGCTTGACCTTGATTATTCTTCACTAACTCCATCATTAAGCTGAAAATGGTTGTTGCACTAATGCCTCTCTGCATCACCTTCCTGCTCGCCCTATAGATGATGCAATCTTTATATAAATCTGCAGGTATCTCTCGACTTGCTAGAACTTCAAGGTGCACATCAATCAGCCGAGTTGGTCCCTGAGTTGCATGTTCCGCCCGTTTCAGCACCCGGAGAAGCTTCTTCTATGGATAAAGACGAGGAGGTATCTGCACTTAAATCTGCTCTCAGGAAGGTCAAATTCATTACTGAATATGTGTCAACTCGGAGGCCTAGAAAGACCGGCCATGAAGAGGAGGGTAGTGAACGCAGGTACTTCTCTAAGAGTGAGGACGACGAATATGCTTACCCTTGTGAATTGGACTCAACTGATGAATTTGAGGAAGGAGAATGTGATGAAGGCAAAAAGGACTGTGCTGTTAGGAAGTCATTTAGCTACGGAACACTGGCTTATGCTAATCATGCTGGTGTGTCATGTTATTCTGGTGCTACCAGCTATGATGCTGAAGATTGGGTTTACTACAGTCACCGCCGGGGATCAGATGCTGGCTGCCCTCCTGTAGAGGACTCGATTTCTTCAGCTCCGGAGCTATCACTGATACAAAACTCCAAACGTAGTATTTTGCCTTGGAGGAAGAGGAAGCTGAGTTTCCGATCTCCTAAAGCCAAAGGCGAACCATTACTTAAAAAGGCTAATGGTGAAGAAGGTGGAGATGATATAGATTTTGACCGCAGGCAGCTTAGTTCGGATgaatctctctctccaaagGTAATGAATCTTGTGCACCTTTCTTCCTTtaagttgatattttgtttgtgGTAAACCACAAGATGATTCAAATGCAAATCAATGTTCATTCtaattcatatataaaaaataatgagtaTTTCTGTGCATCTTGGTTGTAGTGGCAAAGAACAGACAAGGATCCAAATGCAAATCGATCATCGTTGTCTGAGTTTGGCGATGATAATTTTGCTGTTGGAGTCTGGGAGCAGAGAGAAGTAACAAGCAGGGATGGACACATGAAGATTCAGACGCAAGTCTTTTTTGCTTCGATTGATCAGCGTAGTGAGCGTGCTGCGGGAGAAAGTGCTTGTACGGTTCTTGTTGCTGTTATTGCTGATTGGTTGCAGAAGAACCGCAGCCTCATGCCCATCAAGTCGCAGTTTGATAGTTTGATCAGATATGGATCCTTGGAATGGAGAAATCTTTGTGAGAATGAAATTTACAAGGAGCGTTTTCCCGACAAACACTTCGACTTAGAGACAGTCCTCCATACGAAAATCCTTGATCTTTGCATCGTTCCCAGCAGTTCCTTTGTTGGGTTTTTCCATCCTGATTGTATAGAAGGGgaacattttgattttctgCATGGTGCCATGTCCTTCGATGTTATTTGGGACGAGATCAGCAGGCCAGAGAGTTCCACCAGTGGTGAAGCTCCGATTTTCATAGTCAGCTGGAACGATCACTTTTTCGTCCTCAAGGTCGAGACAGATGCTTACTACATCATCGACACTTTAGGGGAGCGTCTGCACGAAGGATGCAATCAAGCTTACATACTGAAATTCGACAGGAACACGACTATCTATAACCTGAAAAATGGTGATGAATCACGAGAAGCAAAATCTGCTGGCGAGCAATGTGCTTCTGCTGCGTCAGTTGAGCCCGTTGACTCAAACGTGCAGGAAGCTAAGTTGAAGGAAGAGTcggaggagaaggagaaggatgAAGAGGTTCTCTTTCACGGTAAGGAGTCGTGCAAAGAGTACATAAAAAACTTCTTGGTTGCAATCCCAATCAGAGAACTGGAAGCAGATGTGAAGAAAGGTTTGTCAATGTCGACTCCCCTTCATCACCGGCTGCAGATAGAGTTTCACTACACGCGATTGGAGCAGCAACCAGCGTTTGTTTCTCAGGCAACGGAGGTTGATGTATCTATACCTGAAGTTGAGGCCTGAATCTGGTAAATGTATATCTGACTAGGGTGTATAGCTAACTTCAAAAATCCTTCGAAGAGGGGCGTGTGCTGACTACGATGTATCATAGGACTAGGAATCTACACTGAAGTTCATCTTGGTGTACGCATATTGTGTTCGATTCCCCGATTGCTCTAGGTTGTACTTCTAGTAATGTATAAGGTGATAGCATTTTTTGGATCCCACTTTGATTTTGTCTTTCATTCACTGGCTGTTAACTTTCTTTTAGATTTGAATGACATAACAATGTTGTTACTGATatccattatttatttagtcaTTTTTGTTTATCTGTTTATTGAGTTCCCCAGTCACCAATTTTGGTGATGCCTACTGCAAATTGTGGTATTTTGTGTGGTCACGTAGATTACCATTATAAAATCATTGCCAAGCGAGGAAGAGAGATTATTGTCACTGTCTGAATACATGCATTAGATACTTAAAGGTGAAAGGGTTCGGACGTGATACATAAAACAAGTCTTCTATACATTAGCCAAAGGCTGGGAAAGATGGGAGTACTGAGAACATTCTATAGCTTACATAACAGCCAAGGTCTCTTCTGCAATGAAACCAATGCTGAAGTCAACAGTAATGCATGTCAACTGATTGTTGTTCCCATCCACCATTTTCATTGTCAGAGTGTATGAACCCTGCATAAAGAATAACATGTGTAAATTAGATGTATTCATGTATGGGCTATACAGACGAACATGTTCA harbors:
- the LOC125217684 gene encoding uncharacterized protein LOC125217684 isoform X2 encodes the protein MVVKMMKWRPWPPLICRKFEVRLTVHKLEGCDWVCEGADKDNVGFAVEIRWKGPKISLGSFRRTVKRNCTREESVKRVADPNDAVLLEWDEEFCNVCNFSGYKDNVFHPWEINFAVLQVTEVSLDLLELQGAHQSAELVPELHVPPVSAPGEASSMDKDEEVSALKSALRKVKFITEYVSTRRPRKTGHEEEGSERRYFSKSEDDEYAYPCELDSTDEFEEGECDEGKKDCAVRKSFSYGTLAYANHAGVSCYSGATSYDAEDWVYYSHRRGSDAGCPPVEDSISSAPELSLIQNSKRSILPWRKRKLSFRSPKAKGEPLLKKANGEEGGDDIDFDRRQLSSDESLSPKWQRTDKDPNANRSSLSEFGDDNFAVGVWEQREVTSRDGHMKIQTQVFFASIDQRSERAAGESACTVLVAVIADWLQKNRSLMPIKSQFDSLIRYGSLEWRNLCENEIYKERFPDKHFDLETVLHTKILDLCIVPSSSFVGFFHPDCIEGEHFDFLHGAMSFDVIWDEISRPESSTSGEAPIFIVSWNDHFFVLKVETDAYYIIDTLGERLHEGCNQAYILKFDRNTTIYNLKNGDESREAKSAGEQCASAASVEPVDSNVQEAKLKEESEEKEKDEEVLFHGKESCKEYIKNFLVAIPIRELEADVKKGLSMSTPLHHRLQIEFHYTRLEQQPAFVSQATEVDVSIPEVEA
- the LOC125217684 gene encoding uncharacterized protein LOC125217684 isoform X1, with the translated sequence MVVKMMKWRPWPPLICRKFEVRLTVHKLEGCDWVCEGADKDNVGFAVEIRWKGPKISLGSFRRTVKRNCTREESVKRVADPNDAVLLEWDEEFCNVCNFSGYKDNVFHPWEINFAVLQVTEGLNQGAKNKISVVGLGTLNIAEYASKTKEELCVVKIPLIVSNIAVDHHPSLFVSLDLLELQGAHQSAELVPELHVPPVSAPGEASSMDKDEEVSALKSALRKVKFITEYVSTRRPRKTGHEEEGSERRYFSKSEDDEYAYPCELDSTDEFEEGECDEGKKDCAVRKSFSYGTLAYANHAGVSCYSGATSYDAEDWVYYSHRRGSDAGCPPVEDSISSAPELSLIQNSKRSILPWRKRKLSFRSPKAKGEPLLKKANGEEGGDDIDFDRRQLSSDESLSPKWQRTDKDPNANRSSLSEFGDDNFAVGVWEQREVTSRDGHMKIQTQVFFASIDQRSERAAGESACTVLVAVIADWLQKNRSLMPIKSQFDSLIRYGSLEWRNLCENEIYKERFPDKHFDLETVLHTKILDLCIVPSSSFVGFFHPDCIEGEHFDFLHGAMSFDVIWDEISRPESSTSGEAPIFIVSWNDHFFVLKVETDAYYIIDTLGERLHEGCNQAYILKFDRNTTIYNLKNGDESREAKSAGEQCASAASVEPVDSNVQEAKLKEESEEKEKDEEVLFHGKESCKEYIKNFLVAIPIRELEADVKKGLSMSTPLHHRLQIEFHYTRLEQQPAFVSQATEVDVSIPEVEA
- the LOC125217684 gene encoding uncharacterized protein LOC125217684 isoform X3 yields the protein MDLEETFLENGLNQGAKNKISVVGLGTLNIAEYASKTKEELCVVKIPLIVSNIAVDHHPSLFVSLDLLELQGAHQSAELVPELHVPPVSAPGEASSMDKDEEVSALKSALRKVKFITEYVSTRRPRKTGHEEEGSERRYFSKSEDDEYAYPCELDSTDEFEEGECDEGKKDCAVRKSFSYGTLAYANHAGVSCYSGATSYDAEDWVYYSHRRGSDAGCPPVEDSISSAPELSLIQNSKRSILPWRKRKLSFRSPKAKGEPLLKKANGEEGGDDIDFDRRQLSSDESLSPKWQRTDKDPNANRSSLSEFGDDNFAVGVWEQREVTSRDGHMKIQTQVFFASIDQRSERAAGESACTVLVAVIADWLQKNRSLMPIKSQFDSLIRYGSLEWRNLCENEIYKERFPDKHFDLETVLHTKILDLCIVPSSSFVGFFHPDCIEGEHFDFLHGAMSFDVIWDEISRPESSTSGEAPIFIVSWNDHFFVLKVETDAYYIIDTLGERLHEGCNQAYILKFDRNTTIYNLKNGDESREAKSAGEQCASAASVEPVDSNVQEAKLKEESEEKEKDEEVLFHGKESCKEYIKNFLVAIPIRELEADVKKGLSMSTPLHHRLQIEFHYTRLEQQPAFVSQATEVDVSIPEVEA